In one Bosea sp. RAC05 genomic region, the following are encoded:
- a CDS encoding SDR family oxidoreductase codes for MTKKVAIVTAGGSGMGAATARRLAKDGYDVAILSSSGKGEALAQELGGLGVTGSNLSGDNVKRLVDLTMERWGRVDALVNSAGHGPRGPLLEIKDEDWQRGLDVYFLSALRAIRLVTPIMQAQKSGAIVNITTAWAFEPEAMFPTSAMARAGLATFTKIFVDQYGADNIRMNNVQPGWIDSLPATEERRQRVPMQRYGRSDEIAGTIAFLLSPDAGYITGQNIRVDGGLTRSI; via the coding sequence ATGACCAAGAAGGTGGCGATCGTCACGGCGGGCGGCAGCGGCATGGGCGCGGCGACGGCGCGCCGCCTCGCGAAGGACGGCTACGACGTCGCGATCCTCTCCTCATCCGGCAAGGGCGAGGCGCTGGCGCAAGAGTTGGGCGGGCTCGGGGTCACCGGCTCGAACCTCTCCGGCGACAACGTGAAGCGCCTGGTCGACCTCACGATGGAGCGCTGGGGCCGCGTCGACGCGCTGGTCAACAGCGCCGGCCACGGGCCTCGTGGGCCGCTGCTCGAGATCAAGGACGAGGACTGGCAGCGCGGGCTCGACGTCTATTTCCTGAGCGCGTTACGGGCGATCCGGCTGGTGACACCGATCATGCAGGCGCAGAAATCCGGCGCGATCGTCAACATCACCACGGCCTGGGCCTTCGAGCCCGAGGCGATGTTCCCGACCTCGGCGATGGCGCGGGCGGGGCTCGCGACCTTCACCAAGATCTTTGTCGACCAGTATGGCGCCGACAACATCCGCATGAACAACGTCCAGCCGGGCTGGATCGACAGCCTGCCGGCGACGGAGGAGCGGCGCCAGCGCGTGCCGATGCAGCGCTATGGCCGCAGCGACGAGATCGCCGGCACCATCGCCTTCCTGCTGTCGCCGGATGCC